A stretch of the Cuculus canorus isolate bCucCan1 chromosome 15, bCucCan1.pri, whole genome shotgun sequence genome encodes the following:
- the MSRB1 gene encoding methionine-R-sulfoxide reductase B1, with product MSFCSFLGGEVFKDHFQPGIYVCAKCGHELFSSRAKYEHSSPWPAFTETVHEDSVSKRKERPGALKVSCGKCGNGLGHEFLNDGPKMGQSRFUIFSSSLKFVPKGKADKDLKEK from the exons ATGTCCTTCTGCTCCTTCCTCGGGGGAGAGGTGTTCAAAGACCACTTCCAGCCGG GCATCTACGTCTGTGCCAAGTGTGGCCATGAGCTCTTCTCCAGCCGTGCCAAGTACGAGCACTCATCCCCATGGCCAGCCTTCACCGAGACCGTCCACGAGGACAGCGTGTCCAAGCGCAAGGAGCGGCCAGGGGCGCTAAAG GTGTCTTGTGGCAAGTGTGGCAACGGGCTTGGCCATGAATTCCTCAACGATGGCCCGAAGATGGGGCAGTCCCGCTTCTGAATATTCAGCAGCTCGCTCAAGTTCGTCCCAAAAG GCAAAGCAGACAAGGACCTGAAGGAGAAGTAA
- the LOC128853736 gene encoding uncharacterized protein LOC128853736: protein MPPLLAMRRVAELLQSPLPAFPEPPQLCFDRKFVKMDILLPNISLLTNWHFPTPPHTTPTQTGSWSRSHPLSPGVKQFLFLIAYVNPTRAGKCSAARFGCVFLFIRLLPITDSLPRRNLSSMLFPGEVSHCDLERISSCTRAVVSSRWKAAAVQDGPRSLSAAHKQQPREGTKPCPAAALQPCHPAHCTLKLCYPAALHPAALHLAALPPCSSASCSSATLQLCHPAALHLAALPRCSLASGPPRTLQPGHPAALPPRYPAAVPSCSPATLQPCCHAIRHSCSCAIMPPCSRAIGHDAAVAPRRSIAAS, encoded by the coding sequence ATGCCCCCCTTGCTGGCGATGAGGAgggtggcagagctgctccagtctCCCTTGCCTGCCTTTCCCGAGCCTCCCCAGCTGTGTTTTGACAGGAAGTTTGTCAAAATGGATATATTACTAccaaatatttcccttttgaCAAATTGGCATTTTCCAACACCACCACACACAACCCCAACCCAAACAGGGAGCTGGAGTCGTTCCCACCCGCTCTCGCCCGGAGTGAAACAGTTCTTATTCCTAATTGCTTACGTCAACCCAACAAGAGCTGGCAAGTGCAGCGCAGCACGGTTTGGATGcgtttttttatttatcagaCTGCTCCCAATAACAGATTCTCTTCCTCGTCGTAATCTTTCCTCTATGCTTTTCCCTGGGGAAGTTTCACATTGCGATTTGGAAAGGATCTCCAGTTGCACTCGTGCGGTTGTTTCCTCCCGTTGGAAAGCTGCCGCCGTGCAGGACGGGCCTCGCAGCCTCAGCGCAGCACACAAGCAGCAGCCACGAGAGGGCACAAagccctgtcctgctgcagccctgcagccctgccacccTGCCCATTGCACCCTGAAGCTTTGCTACCCTGCTGCCCTAcaccctgcagctctgcatctTGCAGCCCTGccaccctgcagctctgcatcttgcagctctgccaccttgcagctctgccaccctgcagctctgcaccttgcagctctgccacGTTGCAGCCTTGCATCTGGACCACCCCGTACCCTGCAGCCTGGTcatcctgcagccctgccaccTCGCTATCCTGCGGCAGTGCCGTCATGCAGCCCAGCCACCCTACAGCCATGCTGTCATGCAATCAGGCACTCTTGCAGTTGTGCCATCATGCCACCTTGCAGCCGTGCCATCGGACACGATGCAGCTGTGGCACCACGCAGGAGCATCGCTGCCTCCTGA